From a single Aspergillus puulaauensis MK2 DNA, chromosome 2, nearly complete sequence genomic region:
- a CDS encoding FAD-binding oxidoreductase (CAZy:AA7;~COG:C;~EggNog:ENOG410PMQH;~InterPro:IPR016166,IPR012951,IPR036318;~PFAM:PF08031;~go_function: GO:0016491 - oxidoreductase activity [Evidence IEA];~go_function: GO:0050660 - flavin adenine dinucleotide binding [Evidence IEA];~go_function: GO:0071949 - FAD binding [Evidence IEA];~go_process: GO:0055114 - oxidation-reduction process [Evidence IEA]), which yields MVGLTLGGGIGRQQGTDGLVLDALLSARVVTASGQVLEASQTSNPDLFWAIRGAGQNFGVVSSAKYQLHPLTGTFTSIDLAFPAHLNSSYFHALAEFNLSEKWAIASYIFYDTATGEAGLRASCVYHGPKAQAISLLAPILDLGPKEKNITELPWNRLTAEGSFGWDAMICTPGGQHELFAANLRERNATAWVSMFNTMNDLFASTPGARKGTVLFEAWSNQAMKAVPDDETAYPWRDTQVYLSVQNAWTEGDDGARDAAAATGRAIREELAETSGYGGLAVYVNYAHGDETIEEVYSERKLPRLAELKRKYDPDNAFGYYHALPTVYP from the exons ATGGTTGGCCTCACCCTTGGAGGTGGCATTGGACGCCAGCAGGGAACAGACGGCCTGGTGCTTGACGCTCTCCTATCTGCCCGCGTTGTTACAGCCTCTGGCCAGGTCCTTGAAGCCTCTCAGACCTCCAATCCTGATCTCTTCTGGGCCATTCGAGGTGCCGGGCAGAACTTTGGCGTCGTCTCCTCTGCAAAATACCAGCTGCATCCATTGACTGGTACATTCACGAGCATTGACCTTGCCTTCCCAGCCCATCTCAATTCCTCCTACTTCCACGCCCTCGCCGAGTTCAACCTCTCTGAAAAATGGGCAATCGCCTCGTACATATTCTACGACACTGCCACTGGAGAG GCCGGCCTAAGAGCAAGCTGCGTCTACCACGGCCCCAAAGCCCAGGCTATCTCACTGCTGGCTCCAATCCTCGATCTCGGACCcaaagaaaagaacatcACCGAACTCCCATGGAACCGCCTCACAGCGGAGGGCTCCTTCGGATGGGACGCCATGATCTGTACACCAGGAGGCCAGCACGAGCTCTTCGCTGCGAACCTGCGCGAGCGCAACGCCACAGCCTGGGTGTCCATGTTTAACACCATGAACGACCTATTTGCCTCGACGCCAGGTGCGCGTAAGGGAACGGTGCTTTTCGAAGCTTGGTCGAATCAAGCTATGAAGGCTGTGCCGGATGACGAGACGGCCTATCCGTGGCGGGATACGCAGGTGTATCT GAGTGTCCAGAATGCCTGGACCGAGGGAGACGATGGTGCTAGAGATGCAGCTGCGGCCACTGGACGTGCTATCCGTGAGGAACTCGCTGAGACCTCTGGATATGGAGGGCTTGCTGTGTATGTGAATTATGCACATGGGGATGAAACCATCGAGGAGGTTTATAGCGAGAGAAAGTTGCCCAGACTGGCGGaattgaagaggaagtaTGATCCTGATAATGCCTTTGGGTATTATCATGCTTTACCGACTGTTTATCCCTGA
- a CDS encoding FAD-binding oxidoreductase (COG:C;~EggNog:ENOG410PMQH;~InterPro:IPR016166,IPR006094,IPR036318;~PFAM:PF01565;~SECRETED:SignalP(1-20);~go_function: GO:0016491 - oxidoreductase activity [Evidence IEA];~go_function: GO:0050660 - flavin adenine dinucleotide binding [Evidence IEA];~go_function: GO:0071949 - FAD binding [Evidence IEA];~go_process: GO:0055114 - oxidation-reduction process [Evidence IEA]) — protein MYFPGSLAFTALWLCQSSIAATRDAVANLSSILNRQDWSPHTEISIPGESEFTNATTRWTEYRAPTYSAALSVGSEEDLATAVELATAHNIPFLATGGRHGYSGTLGDLHDGLAIDLSSLNSISINASAGTLTVGPGVRVSEIYDPVFEAGYQIRKSPATYT, from the exons ATGTATTTTCCCGGTTCCCTTGCGTTTACAGCTCTCTGGCTCTGTCAGAGCAGTATAGCTGCAACTAGAGATGCAGTGGCTAATCTCAGCTCCATTCTCAACAGGCAGGACTGGTCGCCTCACACAGAGATATCGATTCCTGGGGAAAGCGAGTTCACAAATGCCACGACTAGATGGACAGAGTACCGGGCCCCAACATACTCGGCCGCTTTGTCCGTTGGGTCTGAGGAGGACCTAGCCACAGCT GTCGAACTGGCCACAGCCCACAACATCCCGTTTCTAGCAACTGGCGGTCGTCACGGCTATAGTGGCACATTGGGAGATCTCCATGATGGCCTGGCAATTGACCTGAGTTCGCTGAACTCTATATCAATTAATGCCTCTGCTGGCACGCTCACTGTCGGGCCGGGGGTTCGTGTAAGCGAGATCTACGACCCTGTTTTTGAAGCAGGATATCAGATACGCAAGTCTCCAGCTACATACACTTGA